One genomic window of Terriglobales bacterium includes the following:
- a CDS encoding SagB/ThcOx family dehydrogenase → MHRSRQGAARNHSAASRADVKNSKEILYRRSRHLVFYWKNGALVVENYLSQTRTSAAPTVLPILEFFGGWRSADAFCRHMRGYSRTSLRRILAELVRHSLLQRSDRPPNNNEDKLKNWTEWGPSASFFHFSTKNGDYEFDPVTLRRQSCERAAHYAKPKQVKRYPGVRQVPLPRPQLQAELPQVLLARRTWRRFSTAPVGLSDIATLLGLTFGVQSWVKEPILGRLPLKTSPSGGARHPLEAYVLARDVTGLQPGLYHYAADQHQLEFLRRGATPGQISRYLAGQKWFGAAAAVMFMTAVFPRTQWKYQSPRAYRVVLAETGHFCQTFCLLATWLGLAPFCTMALADSLIEKDLGLDGVTESVLYAAGVGSRPKGITGGALAGVTYPLFR, encoded by the coding sequence ATGCATAGGAGCCGACAGGGCGCGGCTCGCAATCATTCAGCGGCGTCCCGAGCAGACGTTAAGAATTCCAAAGAGATTCTTTACCGGCGTTCTCGTCACCTCGTCTTTTACTGGAAGAACGGCGCACTCGTGGTCGAGAACTATTTGTCCCAGACGCGGACTTCCGCTGCTCCCACCGTATTGCCCATACTGGAGTTTTTCGGCGGTTGGCGCTCTGCAGACGCCTTTTGCCGCCATATGCGCGGTTACAGCCGGACGTCGCTGCGCAGGATCCTAGCTGAACTGGTCAGACATTCACTTCTACAGCGATCCGATCGTCCTCCCAACAATAATGAAGACAAGCTAAAAAACTGGACAGAGTGGGGACCCTCAGCCAGCTTTTTCCATTTCTCCACAAAGAATGGCGACTACGAGTTCGACCCTGTTACCCTTCGCCGCCAGTCATGTGAGCGCGCTGCACATTACGCAAAACCGAAGCAGGTCAAGCGCTACCCTGGCGTGCGGCAGGTTCCGCTTCCGCGACCTCAGCTCCAAGCGGAGCTTCCGCAAGTCTTGCTCGCCCGCCGCACTTGGCGGCGTTTTTCGACGGCACCGGTGGGCTTGTCTGATATCGCCACCCTACTCGGTCTCACGTTCGGCGTGCAGAGTTGGGTGAAAGAGCCTATCCTAGGGCGCCTACCGCTGAAGACTTCTCCATCGGGCGGCGCGCGTCATCCGCTGGAAGCGTATGTGCTGGCCCGCGACGTGACGGGTTTGCAACCTGGTCTTTACCATTACGCGGCTGACCAGCACCAACTGGAATTTTTAAGGCGCGGCGCCACGCCGGGGCAGATCTCGCGTTACCTTGCCGGCCAAAAATGGTTCGGTGCAGCGGCTGCCGTGATGTTCATGACAGCAGTTTTCCCGCGTACGCAATGGAAGTATCAGTCCCCGCGTGCCTATCGGGTGGTGCTGGCGGAGACCGGGCATTTCTGCCAGACATTCTGTCTTTTGGCGACCTGGTTAGGATTGGCGCCTTTTTGCACCATGGCTCTGGCTGACTCCTTAATAGAAAAGGATCTCGGGCTGGACGGAGTTACCGAGTCAGTGTTGTACGCCGCCGGTGTCGGAAGTAGACCCAAAGGGATCACCGGGGGCGCCTTGGCAGGGGTGACGTACCCTCTATTCAGGTAA
- a CDS encoding BON domain-containing protein gives MMKSKQLLLLGASVLAGVLVISSASLPALANTGSASRYDAAIQSKVSQLLTKDEFRNVQASTEDGIVTLQGSVDRYRAKLDAEKKVRKADHVQGVRDLLDVAGASIPDSELQAKLARKLAYDRYGYGHVFNALTLGVKDGVVTLGGEVINYPDRDSAISLVQNEPGVKDVVANIKVLPTSIFDDQLRLRLARVIYGDPVLSRYAIDPQAPIRIVVDNGHVTLLGMVDSAMDKQIAGIRASSVFGAFSVDNDLAVAKPIAR, from the coding sequence ATGATGAAAAGCAAACAACTTTTGCTATTGGGTGCTTCGGTCCTGGCTGGTGTACTGGTGATCAGTTCGGCTTCGCTTCCGGCGCTGGCCAACACCGGAAGCGCGTCTCGTTATGACGCTGCAATCCAATCCAAGGTCTCGCAGTTGCTTACGAAGGATGAGTTTCGCAACGTGCAGGCCAGCACTGAAGATGGCATCGTGACGTTGCAAGGATCCGTGGATCGTTATCGCGCCAAACTGGACGCAGAGAAAAAGGTCCGCAAGGCCGATCACGTTCAGGGAGTCCGCGACCTACTGGATGTTGCCGGCGCCTCCATCCCTGATTCTGAGCTGCAGGCGAAACTGGCCCGCAAGCTGGCTTATGATCGCTATGGATACGGTCATGTTTTCAATGCGCTGACACTCGGCGTGAAGGATGGTGTTGTCACTTTGGGTGGGGAAGTAATCAACTATCCTGATCGCGATTCCGCCATCAGCTTGGTTCAGAACGAGCCCGGCGTTAAAGATGTAGTGGCCAACATCAAGGTGCTGCCCACTTCGATTTTTGACGATCAGCTCAGGTTGCGCCTGGCACGCGTGATCTATGGTGACCCAGTGCTGAGCCGGTATGCGATTGATCCACAGGCCCCGATCCGCATCGTGGTTGACAACGGGCACGTTACGCTTCTGGGCATGGTGGATTCGGCTATGGACAAACAGATCGCCGGCATCCGGGCAAGCTCGGTGTTTGGCGCGTTCAGCGTTGACAACGATCTGGCGGTTGCCAAACCGATAGCACGCTAG
- the thrB gene encoding homoserine kinase gives MTVPEKRKSARLLDLKLPATSANLGPAFDAAALAMDIYLRVEAVSADKFSIIAQGRDTGICESLKNNLIVETYREVLRAAGKQPQPVHLHIRNEIPIGKGCGSSAAARLAGIALAVRVGKLGWDDNRIIEEASRREGHPDNSAACWLGGVVVARMGTGPASKLEAARINPAKSWPLLLAIADQPFSTEKARRVLPQQYPRADAVANVQNAMLLLAGLVQGSNELLAATLNDRIHEPYRGPLCSLLPVLRELAPRDGILGVALSGAGPSVLMFLNTRSSAEKIKKLVAAHLRKRNLSAELLLTSISDHGATQSFRSAALSERS, from the coding sequence GTGACCGTGCCAGAAAAAAGGAAATCCGCGCGCCTGCTGGATCTCAAGTTGCCGGCAACCTCCGCGAACCTGGGCCCAGCATTCGATGCGGCCGCCTTGGCCATGGACATTTATTTGCGCGTGGAAGCCGTCTCCGCCGACAAATTCTCTATCATTGCCCAAGGCCGAGACACCGGCATTTGTGAAAGTCTGAAAAATAATCTGATTGTGGAAACCTATCGTGAAGTTCTGCGAGCAGCAGGGAAGCAGCCACAACCCGTACATCTACACATTCGCAATGAAATTCCGATTGGTAAAGGCTGCGGTTCATCCGCCGCGGCGCGCCTTGCTGGAATTGCACTGGCGGTGCGTGTGGGTAAGCTTGGCTGGGATGACAACCGCATTATTGAAGAGGCTTCCAGACGTGAGGGACACCCCGATAATTCAGCAGCGTGCTGGCTGGGGGGCGTCGTAGTGGCGCGCATGGGGACCGGGCCGGCGAGCAAACTCGAAGCAGCGCGCATCAACCCCGCAAAATCGTGGCCTCTGCTGCTCGCCATCGCAGATCAGCCGTTCTCAACCGAAAAAGCGCGACGCGTCCTCCCCCAACAATACCCGCGTGCGGATGCGGTGGCTAACGTGCAGAATGCAATGCTTCTATTGGCGGGTCTTGTTCAGGGCAGCAATGAGCTCTTAGCCGCCACTCTGAACGATCGCATCCACGAGCCTTATCGCGGGCCGCTCTGCTCCCTGCTGCCAGTGTTGCGAGAACTGGCTCCCCGCGACGGCATCCTCGGAGTCGCGCTGAGCGGCGCAGGGCCATCGGTGCTGATGTTTCTCAATACAAGGAGTTCGGCTGAGAAGATCAAGAAGCTCGTCGCCGCACACCTTCGCAAACGTAATCTTTCGGCCGAGCTTTTGTTGACTTCGATTTCAGACCATGGAGCTACGCAAAGCTTCCGTTCGGCAGCGCTTTCGGAGCGCTCGTAA
- the thrC gene encoding threonine synthase has translation MASFRCVGCGALTNSPEQNFRCIACGDLLEIFYPTWTSADGRAHAPDPNVLKQTWLQRKVSRESADESGVWRFRELLPFGDDEKIISLREGNTPVYQLPRCARSAGMKRLFAKHQGMNPTGSFKDTGMTVAISVAAQNGFRWVACASTGNTSASMAAYAARGGLRCLVLIPEGRISWGKLAQSLDYGALTCQLRTDFDGCMRVLNEVMKQFPVYLLNSLNPYRIEGQKTAAIELLEQLDWQVPDHVIVPGGNLGNSSALGKAFLELRELGFVQSLPRISIIQAECANALVRTMQENGGKKLIPVQAETLATAIRIGNPASWKKAVRVLEATGGRCEQVSEAEIAIAKAEIGSDGVGCEPASAVTLAGLKKLVRNGFVKTNDHVVLVLTGHLLKDPEYTLKFHQGELFDPRDAQQEAKLRVHRRTPQVLDADASAVLKLLEQSGAA, from the coding sequence GTGGCTTCCTTTCGCTGCGTCGGATGTGGCGCTCTGACTAACAGCCCGGAGCAGAATTTTCGCTGTATCGCGTGCGGCGATCTGCTGGAGATTTTCTATCCGACCTGGACTTCGGCTGATGGTCGAGCGCATGCCCCCGATCCGAATGTCCTGAAGCAAACCTGGCTTCAGCGAAAGGTTTCGCGGGAGTCAGCCGATGAAAGCGGCGTTTGGCGATTCCGAGAATTGCTGCCCTTCGGCGATGACGAAAAAATCATCAGCTTGCGCGAGGGCAATACCCCGGTTTACCAGTTACCGCGCTGCGCTCGCAGTGCCGGAATGAAGCGGCTCTTTGCCAAGCACCAGGGCATGAATCCCACCGGATCATTCAAGGACACGGGGATGACAGTTGCCATTTCGGTTGCGGCGCAGAATGGCTTCCGTTGGGTGGCATGCGCCTCCACCGGGAACACCTCGGCTTCTATGGCAGCCTACGCGGCACGTGGCGGGCTGCGCTGTCTGGTGCTCATACCCGAAGGCCGAATTTCCTGGGGCAAGCTTGCGCAGTCCCTCGATTACGGAGCGCTTACGTGCCAGCTGCGCACCGATTTTGATGGTTGCATGCGCGTGCTTAATGAAGTAATGAAACAATTCCCCGTGTACCTTCTTAATTCACTAAATCCCTATCGCATTGAAGGCCAAAAGACGGCTGCAATCGAATTGCTGGAGCAATTGGACTGGCAGGTCCCGGACCATGTAATCGTCCCTGGCGGTAATCTGGGAAATTCTTCGGCACTGGGCAAAGCGTTTCTCGAATTGCGGGAGCTCGGGTTTGTGCAATCCTTGCCGAGGATCTCGATTATCCAAGCGGAATGCGCAAATGCACTGGTGCGAACCATGCAGGAGAATGGCGGCAAGAAATTGATCCCCGTGCAGGCGGAGACGCTCGCAACCGCAATTCGCATTGGCAATCCGGCCTCATGGAAGAAGGCCGTGCGTGTGCTGGAGGCAACAGGAGGACGCTGCGAACAAGTCAGCGAGGCAGAGATCGCCATCGCAAAAGCCGAGATCGGATCTGACGGCGTAGGTTGCGAGCCAGCTTCCGCGGTGACTCTGGCAGGACTGAAGAAACTCGTCCGCAACGGGTTCGTCAAGACAAACGATCACGTGGTTCTGGTCCTTACCGGCCACTTGCTCAAAGATCCTGAGTACACCCTGAAATTTCATCAAGGTGAGCTCTTCGATCCGCGCGACGCACAGCAGGAAGCGAAACTCCGTGTACATCGCCGTACGCCGCAGGTGCTCGATGCTGATGCGAGTGCTGTCCTGAAACTGCTGGAGCAGTCAGGCGCAGCGTGA
- a CDS encoding cupin domain-containing protein: protein MATASHTKGSKEEASKGELKYLRWKNVELENLNPLLQRQMVVGQDVMVARVLLKKGCVVPLHSHLNEQVTYILEGALKFEIDGKEIVVSAGEVLCIPPHMPHKATAMADTVDLDIFTPPRADWLGKTDDYLRRG, encoded by the coding sequence ATGGCCACTGCCTCGCACACCAAAGGATCAAAAGAGGAAGCTTCCAAGGGCGAACTGAAGTACCTTCGCTGGAAGAACGTCGAGCTGGAAAATCTGAATCCGCTCCTCCAGCGGCAAATGGTGGTCGGCCAGGATGTGATGGTCGCAAGAGTGCTCCTTAAAAAGGGCTGCGTCGTCCCTCTGCACAGCCACTTGAACGAACAGGTCACCTACATTTTAGAAGGCGCCCTTAAGTTCGAAATTGACGGCAAAGAAATCGTTGTTTCCGCCGGCGAAGTGCTTTGCATCCCGCCGCATATGCCTCACAAAGCTACCGCCATGGCGGACACGGTTGATCTCGACATCTTCACACCTCCGCGTGCTGACTGGCTGGGCAAAACAGACGACTACCTGCGCCGCGGCTGA
- a CDS encoding amidohydrolase family protein: MNLRQFIRAVCVFAVAAFATSAWGQARPYPGPDLQATYQRLLAAIEKIPIFDHHAHPGFPDDPDVDAMAAPPGSAPLRERLDNPELVAAAKALWGYPYDDLSTEHARWLIDKKAELKKGGGTAYFDQVLDKLGIETSVANRAAMHDYLDPKRFRWVFFVDSFMYPFNNRQLTGRNPDQQVYIPLQEKMLHRYMQQASLNQLPPNFDGYLAFISRILEENQKKGGIAMKFEAAYFRPLRFGDPSREQVDPIYRKYRMGGVPTLEEYRTFQDYIFRYLAKEGGRLGLPVHIHTAVGIGDYYNISEGNILNLENVLRDPRYSNVTWVMIHGGYPYERQAIWLAAMKNVYMDSSLIEIDLYPSEFKHSLKEWLELFPDKITFGSDAFPYNEALGAEESYWLGVQSARMSLAAALAEMVSAGEVNETKALEMAHAYLHDNTARIYQERAH, from the coding sequence ATGAACCTTCGCCAATTCATTCGCGCGGTCTGCGTCTTCGCTGTTGCCGCATTCGCAACCTCGGCATGGGGACAGGCGCGGCCTTATCCGGGGCCTGATCTACAGGCCACGTATCAGCGGCTCCTTGCCGCGATCGAGAAGATTCCTATCTTCGACCATCACGCGCACCCTGGATTTCCGGATGATCCCGATGTTGACGCCATGGCCGCCCCGCCGGGAAGTGCTCCTTTGCGCGAGCGCCTGGATAATCCCGAACTTGTTGCCGCAGCTAAAGCACTGTGGGGCTATCCTTACGATGATCTTTCTACCGAGCACGCCCGCTGGCTCATAGATAAGAAAGCCGAGTTGAAGAAGGGCGGCGGCACCGCCTATTTCGATCAGGTACTGGACAAACTAGGTATCGAAACTTCTGTCGCCAATCGGGCAGCCATGCACGATTATTTGGATCCCAAACGTTTCCGTTGGGTCTTCTTTGTAGATTCCTTCATGTACCCCTTTAACAATCGACAATTGACCGGGCGCAATCCCGATCAGCAGGTCTACATTCCACTGCAGGAGAAAATGCTGCACCGTTATATGCAGCAGGCGAGCCTCAACCAGTTGCCGCCGAACTTCGACGGCTACTTAGCCTTCATTTCGCGCATACTGGAGGAGAACCAGAAAAAAGGCGGCATCGCCATGAAGTTCGAAGCGGCCTATTTCCGGCCGTTGCGCTTTGGCGATCCCAGCCGCGAACAAGTAGACCCGATCTACCGCAAGTATCGGATGGGCGGAGTGCCCACACTTGAGGAATATCGTACCTTCCAGGACTACATTTTCCGCTACTTGGCAAAAGAGGGAGGCCGCCTGGGCCTGCCGGTGCACATTCACACGGCGGTCGGGATTGGAGATTACTACAACATCAGCGAGGGCAATATCCTGAACCTGGAAAATGTATTGCGCGATCCTCGCTACTCTAATGTGACCTGGGTAATGATTCATGGCGGATACCCATACGAGCGGCAGGCCATCTGGCTGGCGGCCATGAAGAACGTTTACATGGATTCGTCGTTGATAGAGATTGATCTCTATCCCTCAGAGTTCAAGCACTCCTTGAAGGAATGGCTGGAGCTTTTTCCGGATAAAATCACCTTCGGCTCAGACGCCTTCCCGTACAATGAGGCCTTGGGGGCGGAAGAGAGCTACTGGCTGGGGGTACAGTCTGCCCGCATGTCACTGGCGGCGGCCCTGGCGGAGATGGTCTCAGCCGGCGAAGTGAACGAGACCAAGGCTTTGGAAATGGCGCACGCGTATCTGCACGACAACACCGCACGAATTTATCAGGAGAGGGCGCACTGA
- a CDS encoding pyridoxal phosphate-dependent aminotransferase: MRKPASRIGVMSGEGALSVFARAKELEAAGRSIIHLELGEPDFHPAADVVQSLKDALDAGKDRYCPVIGIPALRQAIAEYLRNTRNISVDAQNVVIAPGCKIALFMAMMALIEPGDEVLYPDPGFPGYASITHAFGGVPVPFQLAERNQLQPDPQEVSSRITSRTKILITNSPGNPTGTVYSDAVQRRLAELAVRHDLLVLSDEIYARIDYTSGFKSMLSYPGMQERTFIIDGFSKSFAMTGWRLGYAVAPARFVSALDMLAVNTYTCVAEFTQYAAIEALRDQQGMTKRMVGEFAARRQQFIGDLNRVPGFRSLPPDGAFYAWVNVSDTGLSAEELCRLMLEEAGIAAIPGAAFGDVGREFVRFSFASSSVILREAVERIQKLSSVWRRATDRELAGKP; the protein is encoded by the coding sequence GTGCGCAAGCCAGCTTCGCGCATCGGCGTGATGAGCGGCGAAGGCGCGCTCTCGGTATTTGCGCGCGCCAAAGAACTGGAGGCCGCCGGGCGTTCGATCATTCACCTTGAGCTGGGCGAGCCAGATTTCCATCCCGCCGCCGATGTTGTTCAGTCGCTCAAGGACGCCCTGGATGCCGGCAAGGACCGCTACTGTCCAGTCATAGGAATTCCGGCGCTGCGCCAGGCTATAGCTGAGTATCTGCGGAATACACGCAATATTTCTGTAGACGCGCAGAACGTCGTCATCGCGCCGGGATGCAAAATTGCTCTCTTTATGGCGATGATGGCCTTGATCGAGCCGGGAGACGAGGTGCTCTATCCCGATCCTGGGTTTCCTGGATACGCATCCATTACGCATGCCTTCGGCGGAGTGCCGGTGCCGTTCCAGTTGGCTGAGCGCAACCAGCTCCAGCCTGATCCCCAGGAAGTGAGTTCAAGGATTACTTCAAGAACCAAAATCTTGATCACCAACTCGCCGGGAAATCCCACCGGCACGGTATACAGCGACGCTGTCCAGCGCCGGCTCGCTGAGCTCGCCGTGAGGCATGACTTGCTCGTCCTCTCCGATGAGATCTACGCCCGCATTGATTACACCAGTGGCTTCAAGTCCATGCTCAGCTACCCTGGGATGCAGGAGCGCACCTTCATTATTGACGGCTTCTCCAAAAGCTTCGCCATGACCGGATGGCGGCTCGGCTACGCGGTAGCCCCGGCGCGATTTGTTTCCGCTCTCGATATGCTGGCGGTGAATACCTATACCTGCGTCGCGGAGTTCACTCAATACGCTGCCATTGAAGCGCTGCGCGACCAGCAGGGAATGACGAAGCGGATGGTGGGCGAGTTTGCTGCGCGCCGCCAGCAGTTCATCGGTGATTTGAACCGCGTTCCCGGTTTCCGTAGCCTGCCTCCAGATGGCGCGTTCTATGCCTGGGTAAACGTTTCAGATACCGGACTCAGCGCCGAAGAATTGTGCCGGCTCATGTTGGAAGAAGCGGGCATCGCCGCCATTCCCGGAGCCGCATTTGGTGACGTGGGCAGGGAATTCGTGCGCTTCTCCTTCGCTTCCTCTTCCGTAATACTTAGAGAAGCGGTTGAAAGAATCCAGAAGCTCTCGTCGGTGTGGCGGCGTGCTACCGACCGGGAGCTGGCGGGTAAACCATAA
- a CDS encoding carboxypeptidase-like regulatory domain-containing protein, whose amino-acid sequence MKRAASILLSFLFLMALPANVFAQGGATGAITGTVTDPTGAVVPNAEVRIVNKGTGEVARVVKTEPSGVFNAPLLPVGNYDITVSAPGFASGTVADVVVRITETTRMTARLRPETVQEKIEVTSEVQTVETTTATTGESINARTIRNLPLATQNFQQLLTLSPGTASALNASASLGRGDVRIEVNGQREDNNNYQIEGISASDYNVAELTNTPLPSPDVVQEFKVQTSLYDATQGRNGGGNINAILKSGTKDFHGDAFEFFRNDALNANEFFLKGHGQPRPVVKQNIFGGSLGGPVLPSGKLGFFFFNYQGTRQRSGLSPGTFVSTIIPSLPTDRSATSLATTLLGGPAFANNIDPVALKLLQFKSNQFGGAGGGWLIPSVPNGQLTVSTPGKYTDDQFTANWDREFRGGNDHLSGRFFFSNFESLLPYGAGGLTATLGGGIVPSDLNFPLDEPVHDRFLSLAETHVFSPRVVNELRFGYVRIDNKAINTPIVNVGDLGINRPNDNIYKTIYKLTLSTINIGPTPGADQSQLQNNYTWLDTVSWTRGTHRLRFGGQYDKILLDKNFPQTFNGELFFAPSPQPTSLPAFVCGKDLTNPAVPAPCSDFQNLLLGAPFFSFGGSGVSNHEYRINDYAFFGQDDVNLTPNLTMNAGLRLEITGAVRDNLDHIGNTVAALAAAGQSPFIYPKGVNRFKIPGFVGTASETTMNNNYARNWGPRIGFAYDVGGHHTTAVRAGYGIFYVREDVGTIDQLSFTTPILPITFASGPPGTMSTLFSTGPGKLPAAGVIDPAYVPVYSHFQGFVDCASGAPTTDTTQCPAFDGNTINLFGLEVPRHFVSPNTQQWNLTVQREIKKDWIVEVGYVGTKGTHLRETRDNIQARIASPSNPIVLTTPGGQTFRITENSATNAAARSPALGLAPSGYQLFANDAYSHYHSFQTSLTHRLSKGVYVLTSYTFSKAIDATSSGNTAFNTAFNDQTSLDASRGLSDFDRTHRLVISYTWDLPFFSTAKGFTGGLLGHWALSGITTFQSGVPFSIIDSAGGSAYSLSSPNTTTANLAPGATIDSALTHGGTEDRLNNYVNINAFAPVPAVPFAADGVKGYGTLGRNIYRGPFQQNWDFSLAKTFHITERQNFKFGADFFNLWNHPAFNAPSFTDIENPASFGHITSTAGTPRLIQFSMRYAF is encoded by the coding sequence ATGAAAAGAGCTGCAAGCATTTTACTTTCGTTTTTGTTCTTGATGGCCTTACCCGCCAATGTTTTTGCCCAAGGCGGCGCTACCGGCGCCATCACCGGAACAGTGACTGATCCCACCGGCGCGGTTGTTCCCAACGCCGAAGTGCGCATCGTCAACAAAGGCACCGGGGAAGTGGCGCGCGTGGTGAAGACAGAGCCTAGCGGCGTGTTCAATGCTCCGCTGCTACCAGTCGGCAACTATGACATCACTGTTTCTGCCCCCGGATTCGCCAGCGGCACCGTAGCCGATGTCGTGGTCCGTATCACCGAAACCACGCGTATGACGGCGAGGCTGCGGCCAGAAACTGTTCAAGAGAAGATTGAAGTCACGAGCGAAGTGCAGACGGTGGAGACCACGACCGCCACCACTGGGGAGTCAATCAACGCCCGCACCATCCGCAACCTGCCCCTGGCGACGCAAAACTTTCAGCAATTGCTGACTTTGTCGCCAGGTACGGCCAGCGCCCTGAATGCTTCCGCATCCCTGGGCCGAGGCGATGTCCGCATTGAAGTGAATGGCCAGCGTGAAGACAACAACAACTATCAGATCGAAGGCATCAGTGCCAGCGACTACAACGTAGCCGAGCTCACCAATACACCGCTGCCGAGTCCGGACGTGGTGCAAGAATTCAAAGTCCAGACCAGTTTGTACGATGCCACTCAAGGTCGCAATGGCGGAGGCAACATCAATGCCATTCTGAAGAGCGGCACCAAGGATTTTCACGGTGATGCATTTGAGTTTTTCCGCAACGATGCGCTGAACGCCAATGAGTTTTTCCTGAAGGGACACGGCCAGCCTCGTCCGGTGGTGAAGCAAAACATCTTCGGAGGCAGCCTGGGCGGCCCGGTGCTGCCAAGCGGAAAACTTGGCTTTTTCTTCTTTAATTACCAAGGAACACGGCAGCGCAGCGGCTTGTCTCCGGGGACCTTCGTCAGCACCATTATCCCGTCGCTTCCCACGGATCGCTCCGCGACTTCATTGGCCACTACTCTTTTGGGAGGCCCAGCGTTTGCGAACAACATTGATCCTGTTGCCCTGAAGCTGCTGCAGTTCAAGAGTAACCAGTTTGGCGGCGCAGGCGGCGGCTGGCTGATTCCTTCCGTGCCTAATGGTCAACTGACCGTCAGTACCCCAGGAAAATATACCGATGACCAATTCACCGCCAATTGGGACCGCGAATTCCGCGGCGGCAATGACCACCTCTCCGGCCGTTTCTTTTTCTCCAACTTTGAGTCGCTGCTGCCTTATGGCGCAGGTGGACTGACCGCGACCCTCGGCGGAGGGATTGTGCCCAGTGACCTGAACTTCCCCTTGGACGAACCGGTGCATGATCGCTTTCTCAGCTTGGCGGAAACCCACGTGTTCAGTCCACGTGTGGTCAATGAGCTACGGTTCGGGTACGTGCGGATTGATAACAAGGCGATCAACACCCCGATCGTCAACGTAGGCGACCTGGGCATTAACCGGCCCAATGACAACATCTACAAGACGATTTACAAACTTACACTCTCCACCATTAACATCGGACCCACCCCGGGAGCGGACCAGAGCCAACTGCAGAACAACTACACCTGGTTGGACACGGTGAGCTGGACACGTGGCACACACCGCCTGCGTTTTGGCGGCCAGTATGACAAGATCCTGTTGGACAAGAACTTTCCGCAAACGTTTAACGGAGAGTTGTTCTTTGCGCCGTCGCCTCAGCCGACTTCGTTACCGGCGTTCGTTTGCGGAAAAGATCTTACGAATCCCGCAGTTCCCGCGCCGTGCTCCGATTTTCAGAACCTCCTGCTAGGCGCGCCCTTCTTTTCGTTTGGCGGAAGTGGCGTTTCCAACCATGAATACCGCATCAATGACTACGCGTTCTTCGGTCAGGACGACGTTAACCTCACCCCCAACCTGACCATGAATGCCGGCCTGCGGTTGGAAATCACCGGAGCAGTTCGTGACAATCTGGATCACATAGGTAATACGGTGGCCGCGCTAGCGGCGGCGGGACAGAGCCCGTTTATCTACCCAAAAGGTGTGAACCGATTCAAGATTCCTGGTTTCGTCGGCACTGCCAGCGAAACTACAATGAACAATAACTATGCGAGAAATTGGGGACCGCGCATCGGGTTTGCCTACGATGTTGGCGGTCACCACACCACTGCCGTTCGCGCCGGCTATGGCATCTTTTACGTGCGTGAGGACGTTGGAACCATTGATCAATTGTCCTTCACCACGCCCATTCTGCCGATCACATTTGCTTCTGGGCCTCCGGGAACTATGTCCACACTTTTCTCCACGGGACCGGGAAAACTTCCGGCCGCTGGGGTTATTGATCCCGCCTACGTCCCAGTGTACTCGCACTTTCAGGGCTTCGTGGACTGCGCATCGGGTGCTCCGACCACGGACACCACACAGTGCCCGGCTTTTGACGGCAATACCATTAACCTGTTCGGACTGGAAGTGCCGCGGCACTTTGTTTCCCCCAACACTCAGCAATGGAACCTCACGGTCCAACGTGAAATCAAAAAGGATTGGATCGTTGAGGTGGGATACGTGGGCACCAAGGGCACGCACTTGCGCGAAACTCGCGACAACATTCAGGCCAGGATAGCGAGTCCGAGCAACCCTATCGTGCTCACCACGCCCGGTGGGCAGACGTTTAGGATTACGGAAAATAGCGCGACCAACGCCGCGGCACGTTCCCCCGCGTTAGGTTTGGCACCCTCCGGTTATCAGCTTTTCGCGAATGACGCCTATTCGCACTATCATTCGTTTCAGACCAGCCTTACGCATCGCTTGTCTAAGGGCGTGTACGTGCTGACCTCATACACCTTCTCCAAAGCAATTGACGCCACCTCCAGCGGCAACACGGCATTCAACACCGCCTTCAACGATCAAACCAGCCTCGATGCTTCCCGTGGTCTCTCAGACTTCGACCGGACTCATCGTCTGGTTATCAGTTACACCTGGGACTTACCATTCTTTTCGACGGCAAAGGGATTCACCGGCGGGCTGCTGGGTCACTGGGCTTTGAGCGGGATTACCACCTTCCAATCGGGCGTGCCCTTCAGCATTATTGACTCTGCTGGTGGCAGCGCCTACTCGCTCAGCAGTCCCAACACCACCACGGCAAATCTGGCGCCGGGCGCAACCATTGACAGCGCGCTGACCCATGGCGGAACCGAAGATCGGCTCAACAATTATGTCAACATTAACGCCTTCGCGCCCGTCCCGGCGGTCCCTTTCGCCGCCGACGGTGTAAAGGGCTACGGCACTCTGGGGCGCAACATCTACCGCGGGCCGTTTCAGCAGAATTGGGACTTCTCATTGGCCAAGACATTCCACATCACCGAACGGCAGAACTTTAAGTTCGGCGCCGATTTCTTCAACCTGTGGAACCACCCTGCGTTCAACGCGCCCTCGTTCACTGACATCGAGAACCCGGCGAGCTTCGGCCATATAACTTCAACTGCTGGAACTCCGCGACTGATTCAGTTCTCCATGAGGTACGCGTTCTAA